In one Photobacterium swingsii genomic region, the following are encoded:
- a CDS encoding enoyl-CoA hydratase — translation MSAIKAEQHGHVALLTLNNPPANTWTADSLIQFKAIIESLNADKNIYACVITGEGNKFFSAGADLKLFADGDKAVAIEMARLFGEAFETLSAFRGVSIAAINGYAMGGGLEVALACDIRIAEKQAVMALPEAKVGLLPCAGGTQNLTWLVGEGWAKRIILCGEQISAEQALAIKLVEDVVDTGESMTTALALANSVGNQSPSSVTACKTLIQNCRSQSHHHGLMKERELFVGLFDTEDQQEGVQAFLEKRSPQWKNQ, via the coding sequence ATGAGTGCGATAAAGGCAGAGCAGCATGGGCATGTTGCGTTACTCACACTGAATAATCCACCTGCTAATACTTGGACGGCTGACAGCCTGATTCAATTTAAGGCGATCATTGAATCGCTCAATGCGGATAAAAATATCTATGCTTGTGTGATAACGGGTGAAGGCAACAAGTTTTTTTCTGCGGGTGCAGATTTAAAGCTGTTTGCTGATGGTGATAAAGCGGTTGCGATTGAGATGGCACGCCTGTTTGGTGAAGCCTTCGAGACATTATCAGCATTTCGCGGGGTGTCTATTGCGGCCATTAATGGCTATGCGATGGGTGGTGGTTTAGAAGTTGCACTTGCATGTGATATTCGCATTGCCGAGAAGCAAGCGGTAATGGCACTGCCCGAAGCCAAGGTTGGGCTGTTACCTTGCGCTGGTGGGACACAAAACCTGACCTGGCTGGTGGGTGAAGGTTGGGCGAAACGCATTATTCTATGTGGTGAGCAGATAAGTGCCGAGCAAGCCTTAGCAATTAAATTGGTCGAAGACGTGGTGGATACGGGGGAGAGTATGACGACGGCGTTAGCTCTGGCAAATTCGGTCGGTAATCAGTCGCCATCATCGGTCACAGCTTGTAAGACATTGATCCAAAACTGCCGTTCACAGTCTCATCACCATGGTTTAATGAAAGAGCGTGAGTTGTTTGTGGGCTTATTTGATACCGAAGATCAGCAAGAAGGCGTTCAGGCCTTTTTAGAAAAGCGCTCACCCCAGTGGAAAAATCAATAA
- a CDS encoding DMT family transporter: MSNKSVGYAMLLLIVGNLIAVFSDALIKTLDDGVAVFQFVFFRQLTAVIILLPFCAKNALPSFTQGLKWHALRAHIWLFGAVFMVFAINSMPLATANAIFYAAPLIMLPLAFVFFREKLTKKSVMTGVVGFIGVLVVIRPTHIDWAAISALVVALTLAGNNLLIRKLPTNQTVAQTLLLTNAVGMPASLGLALWEGETWNWTPLLTAAGSSFFILIYAATCVVAYRSVESNKIASAEYSGLLGAVLVGILWFGEIPEVEMLIGSALIILPLLLLAKVERKQKKACANAEQSTIDTPLESEFSLSTER, encoded by the coding sequence ATGTCTAATAAGTCTGTTGGTTATGCGATGTTGTTGCTGATAGTCGGTAATTTAATAGCAGTATTTTCTGATGCGCTGATCAAAACGCTTGATGATGGTGTGGCTGTGTTTCAGTTTGTCTTTTTTCGCCAACTAACAGCCGTGATCATCTTGCTGCCATTTTGTGCCAAAAATGCGTTACCTTCTTTTACTCAAGGGCTGAAATGGCATGCGCTTCGTGCTCATATTTGGCTTTTTGGTGCTGTATTCATGGTTTTTGCTATTAACTCAATGCCACTTGCGACAGCGAATGCCATTTTTTATGCCGCTCCTCTTATTATGTTGCCGCTGGCGTTTGTTTTCTTCCGTGAAAAGTTGACTAAGAAATCCGTCATGACTGGTGTGGTGGGCTTTATTGGTGTGCTGGTGGTGATTCGCCCCACGCATATTGATTGGGCTGCAATTTCAGCTTTGGTGGTTGCGTTAACCTTAGCTGGAAATAACCTGCTGATCCGTAAGTTACCCACCAATCAAACTGTCGCGCAGACGTTATTGTTAACGAATGCTGTCGGTATGCCAGCATCATTAGGCTTAGCCTTGTGGGAAGGTGAAACATGGAACTGGACGCCGTTACTGACTGCTGCAGGCTCGAGCTTCTTTATTCTTATTTATGCCGCAACCTGCGTTGTTGCCTACCGTTCGGTTGAGAGTAATAAAATTGCCAGCGCTGAATACAGTGGTTTACTTGGTGCTGTATTAGTGGGCATTTTATGGTTTGGTGAAATACCCGAAGTGGAAATGTTGATTGGATCGGCTTTGATTATCTTGCCTTTGCTGTTACTGGCTAAAGTTGAGAGGAAGCAGAAAAAAGCTTGCGCCAACGCAGAGCAATCTACGATTGATACACCACTTGAATCTGAATTTTCACTGAGTACAGAACGGTAG
- a CDS encoding YgjV family protein, which yields MNTVEVLGYIASLMIALSLTMKNIVKLRVLNFIGCMLFTTYALLINAWPVAVTNGFIACVNVYFLLKMHNETARPHSSLHRN from the coding sequence ATGAACACAGTAGAAGTATTAGGTTATATCGCATCGCTGATGATAGCGCTGTCGCTAACAATGAAAAATATCGTGAAACTGCGAGTACTCAATTTTATTGGTTGCATGCTTTTCACTACCTATGCGTTGCTGATTAACGCATGGCCTGTCGCGGTAACCAATGGTTTTATCGCCTGTGTTAATGTTTATTTTCTACTAAAAATGCACAACGAAACAGCTAGACCGCACAGTTCATTACATAGAAACTAA
- a CDS encoding LysR family transcriptional regulator: MLNQIKILAQVVESGSFSKAGQVLNMAPSSISRAIDNLEHTLQSTLFRRSTRSLSLTEEGEYFYQESIKILFDANKLISEMKGDRAEPQGMLRISVFESFGNLVLAPLLPRFLAQYPKVKVEIDLDNHMVDLHSENIDIAIRIGTPQDSNLKARKLMPNLTSLVATPEYLAAHPEIKQPEDLQHHNCLLISHARQRNYFYFSNDTEQRRVPVSGNLASRGGSPLLSAALCGSGVLLLSTWMVEPYLKSQQLVEVLPSWTARSSEHDSGEIFAVYKGMEYPKPHIRAWLDFLVKELNGS; this comes from the coding sequence ATGTTAAATCAAATAAAAATACTGGCGCAGGTTGTTGAGTCGGGTAGCTTTTCCAAAGCAGGGCAGGTCCTGAATATGGCCCCGTCCTCTATTTCTCGTGCAATTGATAATTTAGAACATACGCTGCAATCAACACTATTTAGGCGTAGTACACGTAGCCTGTCTTTAACCGAAGAAGGCGAATATTTTTATCAAGAATCGATAAAAATATTGTTTGATGCTAATAAGTTAATATCAGAAATGAAGGGTGACCGTGCCGAACCGCAAGGCATGCTACGTATTTCAGTGTTTGAAAGTTTTGGTAATTTGGTGCTCGCGCCTCTACTACCGCGCTTTTTAGCGCAATACCCCAAAGTGAAAGTGGAAATTGATTTAGATAATCACATGGTTGATTTGCACAGCGAGAATATAGATATCGCGATTCGCATTGGTACACCACAAGACAGTAATTTGAAAGCGCGTAAGTTAATGCCAAACCTTACGTCTTTGGTCGCAACGCCTGAATATCTGGCCGCTCATCCAGAAATTAAACAGCCAGAGGACTTACAACACCACAATTGCTTATTAATAAGTCATGCACGGCAGCGCAATTATTTCTACTTTTCGAATGATACAGAGCAGCGTCGAGTACCTGTTAGCGGTAATCTAGCGTCGAGAGGCGGATCGCCATTGTTAAGTGCGGCGTTATGCGGATCGGGTGTATTACTTCTCTCTACATGGATGGTAGAACCGTATTTGAAATCTCAGCAGCTGGTAGAAGTACTACCTAGCTGGACGGCGAGATCTTCTGAGCATGATAGCGGTGAAATTTTTGCTGTTTACAAGGGCATGGAATATCCCAAGCCCCATATAAGAGCGTGGTTGGATTTTTTGGTTAAAGAGCTTAATGGCAGCTAA
- a CDS encoding class I SAM-dependent methyltransferase, translating to MNFLDRLNIYFYHKDRNKKWPDNPPKILGWRDEESQLSRFRIIAKQHDFNHKTVLDLGCGYGDFKPFIDQHYDIAYYTGIDQHKAFIKEAKKRQLTASEFFDADFARDTLPKHDIVIASGSLNYHSSDSNYLVNMISKMYQAANDAVIFNLLNAKTFPEDTLLKSYHSEHVLAYCRTLSSDCYIEDQYSNDDFTVVLKKPKTHA from the coding sequence GTGAATTTTCTTGATCGCCTCAACATTTATTTTTATCACAAAGACAGAAATAAAAAGTGGCCAGATAATCCGCCCAAAATTCTTGGCTGGCGAGATGAAGAGTCGCAGCTTTCACGCTTTCGTATCATAGCGAAACAGCACGACTTCAATCATAAAACTGTGCTCGATTTAGGGTGCGGCTACGGTGACTTTAAACCCTTTATTGATCAGCACTACGATATTGCGTATTACACTGGCATCGACCAGCATAAAGCTTTCATAAAGGAAGCGAAGAAACGCCAACTAACGGCAAGTGAATTCTTTGACGCTGACTTTGCCCGAGATACTTTGCCAAAGCACGACATAGTGATTGCTTCAGGCTCACTGAACTACCATAGCAGTGACTCAAATTATCTCGTCAATATGATCAGTAAAATGTATCAAGCCGCGAATGATGCCGTGATCTTTAACCTTCTCAATGCAAAAACATTTCCTGAAGATACCCTGTTAAAAAGTTATCACTCAGAACATGTCCTCGCTTATTGCCGTACCTTATCAAGCGACTGCTATATCGAAGACCAATATTCTAATGACGATTTCACGGTTGTATTAAAAAAGCCTAAAACACACGCCTAA
- the mmsB gene encoding 3-hydroxyisobutyrate dehydrogenase has translation MNTIAFIGLGNMGSPMVKNLLKAGCSVRVFDINEAAAKALSPLGAVVTHSLEDVVKGVDTVITMLPAGEHVRAVYLGDHHGGVGLLNMVSVNTFLIDSSTIDPDSARLVANEAHNKELEFVDAPVSGGVTGAEAGTLTFIVGGSNIGFQQAQQVLQHVGKNIFHAGQAGDGQMAKICNNLMLGIQMSGACEALSLGIDNGLDPKVLSDIMLQSSGRNWALELYNPCPGVMPNVPASNQYQPGFMSKLMLKDLGLGADAALKSQSAIPMGSLARNLYAFHNARGNEALDFSSIFKMYSKK, from the coding sequence ATGAATACGATCGCGTTTATTGGCCTTGGTAACATGGGGTCACCTATGGTGAAAAATTTGCTCAAAGCAGGTTGCTCTGTTCGCGTTTTTGATATTAATGAAGCGGCCGCGAAAGCATTATCGCCTTTGGGGGCGGTCGTTACTCATTCATTAGAAGATGTTGTAAAAGGTGTTGATACTGTCATTACTATGCTGCCTGCGGGCGAACATGTACGGGCTGTTTACTTAGGCGATCACCACGGCGGTGTTGGTTTACTTAATATGGTGAGTGTGAACACCTTCCTCATTGATTCTTCAACGATAGACCCAGACTCTGCAAGGTTAGTTGCCAATGAAGCCCACAATAAAGAGCTGGAGTTTGTTGATGCCCCTGTTTCTGGTGGCGTGACTGGCGCAGAGGCGGGCACACTGACGTTTATTGTCGGTGGGTCGAACATAGGTTTTCAACAAGCGCAGCAAGTGCTCCAACATGTGGGTAAGAATATCTTCCATGCTGGGCAGGCGGGCGACGGTCAAATGGCCAAAATTTGTAATAACCTGATGCTAGGAATACAAATGTCAGGCGCCTGTGAGGCCCTTAGTTTGGGTATAGATAATGGCCTCGATCCTAAAGTGTTGTCCGATATCATGCTACAAAGCTCAGGGCGTAATTGGGCATTAGAACTCTATAATCCTTGCCCTGGTGTTATGCCAAACGTCCCCGCGAGTAACCAGTATCAGCCCGGCTTCATGAGCAAGTTGATGTTAAAAGATTTAGGGCTAGGGGCCGATGCTGCTTTAAAAAGCCAAAGTGCGATCCCGATGGGGAGTTTAGCCCGGAATTTATACGCGTTTCACAATGCGAGAGGAAATGAAGCACTAGACTTTTCGAGTATTTTTAAAATGTATTCAAAGAAATAG
- a CDS encoding VOC family protein, with translation MKMNHVGIMVGDMDKAVEFYTRALGLNIVMGNTKVEEERETAIGRMCIAVFGEGFKGFNIAHLVTTDGIGVELFEMKERQERHEVDFSRIGIFHFCLQTDDFEGVIARTEEFGGKVRMDIMRYHPEDDNKQAKMVYLEDPFGNLFELYSHTYEETYASEYE, from the coding sequence ATGAAAATGAATCACGTAGGTATCATGGTGGGTGATATGGATAAAGCCGTTGAGTTTTATACTCGTGCGCTAGGCCTTAACATCGTGATGGGCAATACCAAAGTTGAAGAAGAACGTGAAACTGCAATCGGCCGTATGTGTATCGCTGTTTTCGGTGAAGGGTTTAAAGGGTTTAACATTGCGCATTTAGTCACAACCGATGGCATTGGTGTTGAACTGTTTGAAATGAAAGAGCGCCAAGAACGACATGAGGTTGATTTTTCTCGCATCGGTATCTTCCATTTCTGCCTGCAAACCGATGATTTTGAAGGAGTGATTGCACGTACGGAAGAATTTGGCGGCAAAGTACGCATGGATATTATGCGCTACCACCCTGAAGATGATAACAAGCAAGCTAAAATGGTTTATCTAGAAGACCCGTTTGGTAACTTGTTCGAGCTTTATTCTCACACCTATGAAGAAACTTATGCATCTGAGTATGAGTAA
- a CDS encoding acyl-CoA dehydrogenase family protein has translation MNFDLSDDQGAFAEAAQQFSNQELLPMAAEWDQKSIFPKDVLKAAGDMGFMSLYTPESSGGMGLSRLDASIVFEQLSMGCTSTTAYMTIHNMVTWMIASFGTEDAKSQYCPQLVTGEHLGSYCLTEANAGSDAAALATTATKQDDGYVLNGAKAFISGAGDTDVLVVMARTGEAGAKGISAFVVDAHADGISYGRKEPKMGWHSQPTRSVTFDKVKIPASALLGKEGEGFIFAMKGLDGGRINIASCSIGTAQQALNQAKQYMSERKQFGRSLSQFQGLQFKLADMATELVAARQLVRYAAFKLDQADPEATAYCAMAKRYATDVGFKVCDQALQIFGGYGYIQEYPLERYCRDARVHQILEGTNEIMRLIIARRVLSDGVDLL, from the coding sequence ATGAACTTTGATCTTTCCGATGACCAAGGTGCGTTTGCTGAAGCCGCACAACAGTTTTCGAATCAAGAGTTGTTGCCCATGGCTGCGGAATGGGATCAGAAAAGTATTTTCCCTAAAGATGTATTGAAAGCTGCGGGAGATATGGGGTTCATGAGCCTTTATACACCTGAATCCAGCGGCGGTATGGGGTTAAGCCGTCTTGATGCTTCAATTGTTTTTGAACAACTCTCGATGGGATGTACTTCTACCACGGCTTATATGACGATTCATAACATGGTGACATGGATGATCGCGAGTTTTGGTACCGAGGATGCGAAATCTCAGTATTGCCCACAGCTTGTCACGGGTGAACATCTTGGATCGTATTGCTTAACTGAAGCGAATGCTGGCTCTGATGCCGCGGCATTAGCGACTACCGCCACTAAGCAAGATGATGGTTATGTGTTAAATGGTGCGAAAGCCTTTATTTCAGGTGCGGGTGATACCGATGTATTGGTGGTGATGGCACGAACAGGGGAAGCCGGAGCGAAAGGCATTTCAGCTTTTGTGGTGGATGCGCATGCCGATGGGATCAGCTATGGCAGAAAAGAACCCAAAATGGGCTGGCATAGTCAACCAACGCGTTCGGTTACTTTTGATAAGGTGAAAATACCAGCCTCGGCTTTGTTAGGTAAGGAAGGTGAAGGGTTTATTTTCGCCATGAAAGGGCTTGATGGCGGACGGATCAATATCGCGTCATGCTCGATTGGGACCGCGCAGCAGGCCTTGAATCAGGCGAAGCAATATATGAGCGAGCGTAAGCAATTTGGTCGCTCGTTATCTCAATTCCAAGGGCTGCAATTTAAATTAGCTGATATGGCCACCGAGCTGGTTGCGGCCAGACAGTTGGTACGTTACGCGGCTTTTAAGTTAGATCAAGCCGATCCTGAAGCAACGGCTTACTGCGCCATGGCAAAACGCTACGCGACTGATGTGGGCTTTAAGGTATGCGATCAAGCCTTACAGATTTTTGGTGGTTATGGCTATATTCAAGAATACCCACTTGAACGTTATTGCCGTGATGCCCGTGTACATCAGATCTTAGAAGGTACCAATGAAATCATGCGCTTGATCATCGCTCGCAGGGTGCTAAGTGACGGTGTTGACTTGCTTTAG
- a CDS encoding LysR substrate-binding domain-containing protein, producing the protein MKLPPLRAVHCFEAVARHNSFSQAAEALNVTQSAVSHQVKLLEDYLGKPLFIRQGRLLSLSEDGKHYYDTISNALQDIAHASHIVKEGKKGQLRLAMYSTLAVKWLIPRLDKLRQEYPEIDLSLTMVADEPDFNDQTADCFITCKPPKAKYTSDLLYNERIYPVCSKQLWEKIKDQTMPDALWQFPLLSVKSVLPAGKEGDDWRTWCQLGHFQLPHHAQMHYFSHLLLSAEAARYNQGIALLNHYFMTEEENQHDLVRIPLHDLPTGDSFYFTYKDSSADQPNIRKLGAWLRRQCDEMEE; encoded by the coding sequence ATGAAACTTCCACCACTCCGAGCTGTTCACTGCTTTGAGGCCGTAGCCCGTCATAACAGTTTTTCGCAAGCAGCTGAGGCACTCAATGTCACTCAAAGTGCCGTGAGTCACCAGGTAAAATTACTGGAAGATTATTTAGGAAAACCGCTGTTTATTCGTCAAGGTCGCCTGCTTTCTCTCAGTGAGGACGGTAAACATTATTACGATACGATCAGCAATGCGCTACAAGATATCGCACATGCCAGCCATATCGTAAAAGAAGGTAAAAAAGGGCAATTACGGTTAGCAATGTACAGCACTTTAGCCGTTAAGTGGCTTATCCCCCGCCTTGATAAACTGAGGCAAGAATACCCAGAGATCGATCTCTCATTGACCATGGTTGCAGACGAACCCGACTTTAACGATCAAACTGCCGATTGCTTTATCACTTGCAAGCCGCCAAAAGCCAAATACACCAGCGACCTCTTGTATAACGAACGCATTTACCCTGTGTGTAGTAAACAGTTATGGGAGAAAATTAAAGACCAGACTATGCCTGATGCGCTTTGGCAGTTCCCGCTATTATCCGTTAAATCCGTACTTCCAGCAGGCAAAGAAGGTGATGATTGGCGCACATGGTGTCAGTTAGGACACTTTCAGTTACCTCATCATGCGCAGATGCATTATTTTAGTCATCTACTCCTCTCAGCAGAGGCCGCACGTTACAACCAAGGCATCGCACTATTAAATCACTATTTCATGACTGAAGAAGAAAATCAGCACGACCTAGTACGTATTCCATTACACGATCTTCCCACTGGAGACAGCTTTTATTTCACATATAAAGATAGCAGTGCCGATCAACCGAATATCCGCAAACTGGGAGCATGGCTGCGCCGTCAGTGTGATGAAATGGAAGAGTAA
- a CDS encoding SDR family oxidoreductase, whose translation MDIKESVIAITGAGQGLGQMMAITLAQLGADLALIDVNGEALRLTQDQCHILSARAMIYKADVTNEADVETAFSNIVEDFGQLDGLINNAGILRDGLLVKQKEGVLSKMSLEQFTTVMNVNVNGTFLCGREAAAKMIETQRQGVIINISSVARAGNIGQTNYAASKAAVATMAVCWAKELSRYGIRAAAIAPGVIKTAMADQLKPEAIERLEQMVPLGRIGDAAEVAHTVKFILENDYLTGRVIEVDGGMRM comes from the coding sequence ATGGATATTAAAGAGAGCGTGATTGCGATAACGGGGGCAGGACAAGGATTAGGTCAAATGATGGCAATTACATTGGCACAGTTAGGGGCTGATCTCGCCTTAATTGATGTGAATGGAGAAGCCCTTCGATTAACGCAAGACCAATGCCACATACTCAGTGCTCGCGCCATGATTTACAAAGCAGACGTGACCAATGAGGCCGATGTTGAAACCGCATTTAGCAATATTGTTGAAGACTTTGGTCAGCTTGATGGCTTAATCAATAATGCCGGTATATTGAGAGACGGGTTATTGGTAAAGCAAAAAGAAGGTGTCTTGTCGAAGATGTCATTAGAGCAGTTCACGACTGTGATGAATGTGAACGTGAATGGTACCTTTCTGTGTGGCCGCGAAGCTGCTGCGAAAATGATAGAAACTCAGCGCCAAGGGGTGATCATTAATATTTCAAGCGTGGCACGGGCGGGTAATATCGGTCAAACCAACTACGCGGCCTCTAAAGCTGCAGTAGCTACTATGGCAGTGTGTTGGGCAAAAGAGTTGAGTCGGTACGGGATCCGTGCTGCTGCGATTGCACCAGGGGTTATCAAAACGGCCATGGCCGATCAGTTAAAACCAGAAGCCATAGAACGGCTTGAGCAAATGGTGCCACTAGGGCGTATTGGTGATGCTGCCGAGGTTGCTCATACCGTTAAATTCATTCTTGAAAATGATTACCTAACGGGTCGCGTCATTGAAGTGGATGGCGGTATGCGAATGTAA
- a CDS encoding carboxymuconolactone decarboxylase family protein — translation MNNRITISEIQPKALTAMLGLESYLATTELAAELKELIKLRASMINQCAYCIEMHTKAALELGVEQQKIFALSAWKESPRFDPKEQALLQLIDEMTLIHQAGVSDVTYQACINHFGEQQTAEAMMQTITINAWNRFALATKMQH, via the coding sequence ATGAATAACCGTATTACTATCTCAGAAATTCAACCTAAAGCACTAACTGCTATGCTAGGTCTGGAAAGTTACCTTGCTACTACCGAATTAGCGGCTGAATTAAAAGAGCTAATCAAACTAAGAGCCTCAATGATTAACCAATGTGCATATTGCATTGAAATGCATACAAAAGCGGCATTAGAGCTGGGTGTGGAACAACAAAAGATTTTTGCACTTTCCGCATGGAAAGAATCACCACGTTTTGACCCAAAAGAGCAAGCACTGCTGCAATTAATCGATGAAATGACACTCATTCATCAAGCCGGTGTGTCTGATGTAACTTACCAAGCCTGTATTAATCACTTTGGTGAGCAACAAACAGCTGAAGCTATGATGCAAACCATCACGATTAACGCGTGGAATCGCTTTGCGCTTGCGACCAAAATGCAGCACTAA
- a CDS encoding enoyl-CoA hydratase/isomerase family protein, translating to MAGTVNFQLLVSKSGHLIGVAELDNQASLNALSYEMIDLLYHQLLQWQRDDMVSCVVLCGAGEKAFCAGGDVRAMYHAMSEDEMSEDESHTQATEFLTRYFTLEYQCDYLIHTYSKPIIAWGDGIVMGGGIGLYVGASHRVLTERSKLAMPEITIGLYPDVGGTWFLNQLPQGIGLFLGLTGAVINASDALALDIAEHIIPADHKEKLLNDLIQLPWQASDNPYLLVDQALVNLSVAAQTDPLLPDKQLIPYFEQIQTACMGDDLYQISSNIHGLIANDKWMERAKSTMAAGSPISAHICFRQVTQYAHLDLADCFRLELSLSVRCGSLGEFQEGVRARLIDKTGDPKWLFPTVEQVDNRVIDVLFTSLWSDNTHPLANLQQ from the coding sequence ATGGCGGGCACTGTTAATTTTCAACTGCTTGTATCGAAAAGTGGTCATCTGATTGGGGTGGCAGAGCTCGACAATCAAGCATCGTTAAATGCATTAAGCTATGAAATGATTGACTTACTTTATCATCAACTCTTGCAATGGCAGCGTGATGATATGGTTAGCTGTGTTGTACTGTGTGGTGCTGGCGAAAAGGCATTTTGCGCGGGTGGCGATGTAAGAGCGATGTACCATGCCATGTCTGAAGATGAAATGTCTGAAGATGAGTCGCACACCCAGGCGACCGAGTTCCTGACGCGGTACTTCACCCTAGAGTACCAGTGTGATTATCTGATCCATACCTATAGTAAACCTATCATTGCTTGGGGAGACGGTATTGTCATGGGCGGTGGGATTGGTTTGTATGTAGGCGCGAGCCACCGTGTGCTCACTGAGCGCTCTAAACTCGCGATGCCCGAAATTACTATCGGTTTATACCCTGATGTGGGTGGAACTTGGTTCTTAAACCAATTACCGCAGGGCATCGGGCTTTTTTTGGGGCTAACTGGTGCTGTGATTAATGCCTCTGATGCGCTGGCACTTGATATTGCTGAGCATATTATTCCTGCCGATCATAAAGAGAAGTTATTGAATGATCTCATCCAACTACCTTGGCAAGCCAGTGATAATCCTTACTTACTGGTGGATCAAGCGCTCGTGAATTTGAGTGTGGCAGCACAAACGGATCCTCTACTTCCCGACAAGCAACTTATCCCCTATTTCGAACAGATCCAAACCGCCTGTATGGGCGATGATCTTTACCAGATCTCAAGCAATATTCACGGGTTAATCGCTAACGATAAATGGATGGAAAGAGCCAAATCGACCATGGCAGCAGGTAGCCCTATATCGGCACATATCTGTTTTCGTCAAGTAACCCAGTATGCTCACCTAGATCTCGCCGATTGTTTTCGATTGGAACTGAGTTTGTCGGTTCGTTGCGGGTCATTGGGTGAATTTCAAGAAGGTGTCCGAGCGCGCTTAATCGACAAAACAGGCGATCCTAAATGGTTATTTCCTACGGTTGAGCAAGTGGATAACCGTGTTATCGATGTACTTTTTACCTCCTTGTGGTCAGACAATACTCATCCATTAGCAAACTTACAGCAGTAA